One genomic segment of Komagataella phaffii GS115 chromosome 4, complete sequence includes these proteins:
- a CDS encoding Vacuolar carboxypeptidase yscS, giving the protein MPEKKKQKKESTSPFKGNLVGISLVAVALFAIYQYLYPSSFSSQPETPAPVFDLSSELEALCPVYPAVRSSDFEKDRPILERILNDPSFRIASAQKLSKAVQIDTQVFDEQLDVAQDPEVWTKFVKFHEYLEATFPTVYSQLKVDKINTYGLVFTWEGSDPSLKPLMFLAHQDVVPVQKDTLQDWSYPPFEGRIADDRVWGRGSADCKSLLIALLETVELLVDEGYSPKRGVILAFGFDEEASGTYGAHNISKFLLEKYGPDSIALILDEGEAVSYVDKKQTTLVAKIATQEKGYLDLEVALTTVGGHSSVPPKHTAIGLISKLVTHIEDHPLDPEISTRNPLVQFSNCLGAAGALRDDFKTALVAYSKDPSNNIVKQGVIKGISKIAFFFGSLITTTQATDLIFGGEKINALPESARVVINHRVDVERDSAQIIDRLIHFHVVPIAKEHGFKVTYSDYGSDKVETVYEPEGVASLGEFHVSPFSRVWEPAPESPSDDNVWSIISGTTRTIFEEFVDPSAKLIASPYMMPGNTDTRHYWPLTKNIYRYVPGIVDIYKAKIHSVDESTEVDAHLQVIAFYHEFIKVASEWEL; this is encoded by the coding sequence ATGccagagaaaaagaaacaaaaaaaagagtCGACATCTCCATTCAAGGGTAACCTAGTTGGGATCTCATTGGTAGCTGTGGCATTGTTTGCCATCTACCAGTACCTCTACCCAAGCTCGTTTTCCTCTCAGCCTGAAACCCCAGCCCCAGTTTTCGATCTGAGCAGTGAATTAGAAGCATTGTGTCCCGTGTACCCTGCAGTCAGATCTTCCGACTTCGAAAAGGATCGCCCCATCTTAGAGAGAATTCTGAACGATCCCTCATTTAGAATCGCTTCTGCTCAAAAACTGAGTAAGGCTGTTCAGATCGATACCCAAGTGTTCGACGAACAATTGGACGTGGCTCAAGACCCTGAAGTTTGGACCAAATTCGTCAAGTTCCATGAATATTTGGAGGCAACTTTCCCCACCGTTTACTCCCAATTGAAGGTCGACAAAATCAACACCTATGGCTTGGTTTTCACTTGGGAAGGCTCAGACCCTAGTCTGAAACCACTCATGTTCTTGGCTCACCAAGACGTGGTTCCAGTCCAGAAAGATACTCTTCAGGATTGGTCATATCCCCCTTTCGAAGGACGTATCGCCGATGACAGAGTTTGGGGACGTGGATCAGCTGATTGCAAGAGTTTACTGATTGCATTACTGGAAACCGTAGAATTGCTGGTAGATGAAGGGTACTCACCAAAGAGAGGTGTCATCCTCGCATTTGGATTCGACGAAGAAGCTTCAGGTACCTACGGTGCTCACAATATCTCCAAGTTTTTGCTTGAGAAATATGGGCCAGATAGTATTGCCCTCATTTTGGATGAAGGTGAGGCTGTCAGTTACGTGgacaagaaacaaactaCCCTCGTTGCAAAGATTGCTACGCAGGAAAAGGGTTACCTTGACCTAGAGGTCGCATTGACCACTGTAGGAGGCCATTCTTCTGTCCCCCCTAAGCACACTGCAATTGGCCTTATTTCCAAGTTGGTCACACATATCGAAGATCATCCATTGGACCCAGAAATTAGTACCAGAAATCCTCTGGTACAGTTTTCGAACTGTCTTGGTGCAGCTGGGGCTTTGAGAGATGACTTCAAGACTGCTCTTGTTGCATACAGCAAGGATCCGTCGAACAACATTGTCAAACAAGGTGTGATTAAAGGTATTTCCAAGATTGCATTTTTCTTCGGTTCTTTGATTACCACAACACAAGCCACCGATCTTATTTTCGGTGGAGAGAAGATCAATGCTTTGCCTGAAAGTGCTAGAGTAGTTATCAACCATAGAGTGGACGTTGAGCGTGATTCAGCCCAAATCATAGACAGATTGATTCACTTCCACGTTGTTCCTATTGCCAAGGAGCACGGTTTCAAGGTCACTTACAGTGACTATGGTAGTGACAAAGTTGAAACTGTCTACGAGCCAGAAGGAGTTGCCTCATTGGGAGAATTCCACGTTTCTCCTTTCTCCAGAGTCTGGGAGCCTGCTCCAGAATCTCCATCCGACGACAATGTCTGGTCCATCATTTCTGGTACCACTCGTACGATATTTGAGGAGTTTGTGGACCCCTCGGCTAAACTTATTGCAAGTCCATACATGATGCCTGGTAACACCGACACTCGACACTACTGGCCGCTGACAAAGAATATCTATAGATACGTTCCAGGTATTGTAGATATTTACAAGGCTAAGATACACTCGGTAGATGAATCTACCGAGGTTGATGCCCACTTGCAAGTTATAGCTTTCTACCACGAGTTCATCAAGGTTGCCAGCGAATGGGAGCTTTGA
- a CDS encoding Mitochondrial succinate-fumarate transporter yields MTDAAAPKKPQKNTAVDLLAGGTAGLFEALCCHPLDTIKVRMQLYRRTSANAGVKPPGFIKTGLGIAAKETPMALYKGLGAVVIGIVPKMGIRFSSYEFYKRQLADKEGKNSTLTTFISGVGAGVTEACLVVNPMEVVKIRLQAQHHSMSDPLDIPKYRNALHAGYLIVREEGFKTLYRGVTLTAARQATNQGVNFTVYSKIKERLQEYQQLEVLPSWQTSLVGLLSGALGPLSNAPLDTIKTRMQRETGVTNESGVARILRISKRLIQEEGMRALYKGITPRIMRVAPGQAVTFTVYELMKDVLVKLPIIGNEDSQELVIE; encoded by the coding sequence atgaCTGACGCCGCTGCCCCAAAGAAGCCACAGAAGAACACCGCAGTTGATCTGCTAGCAGGAGGAACTGCAGGTCTTTTCGAAGCCCTTTGTTGTCACCCTCTGGACACGATCAAAGTCAGAATGCAACTGTACAGAAGAACCAGTGCCAACGCTGGCGTCAAGCCTCCTGGATTCATCAAGACTGGTCTGGGTATTGCAGCAAAAGAAACTCCAATGGCTCTTTACAAAGGTTTGGGAGCCGTCGTTATTGGTATCGTTCCAAAGATGGGTATCAGATTCTCTTCTTACGAGTTTTACAAGCGTCAGCTTGCAGAcaaagaaggaaagaatTCCACATTGACCACATTTATTTCCGGTGTAGGTGCCGGTGTCACTGAGGCTTGTCTCGTTGTGAACCCTATGGAAGTTGTGAAGATCAGACTGCAAGCTCAGCATCACTCCATGTCGGACCCATTGGACATCCCCAAGTATCGTAACGCTCTCCACGCTGGATACCTTATTGTTCGTGAAGAAGGTTTCAAGACCCTTTACAGAGGTGTTACATTGACTGCTGCTCGTCAAGCCACCAACCAGGGTGTTAACTTCACTGTCTACTCAAAGATTAAGGAACGTTTGCAAGAGTATCAACAGCTAGaagttcttccaagttggCAAACTTCCCTGGTTGGTCTGTTATCTGGTGCTCTGGGTCCACTTTCCAACGCTCCTCTAGATACCATCAAGACTCGTATGCAGAGAGAGACTGGTGTCACCAATGAGTCTGGTGTGGCCCGTATTCTTCGTATTTCCAAGAGATTGATCCAAGAGGAAGGTATGCGTGCTCTGTACAAAGGTATCACGCCGCGTATCATGCGTGTTGCTCCGGGACAAGCCGTCACTTTCACTGTCTACGAGTTGATGAAGGACGTACTAGTTAAGTTACCAATTATCGGTAACGAAGACTCCCAGGAGTTGGTCATTGAATAG
- a CDS encoding 60S acidic ribosomal protein P1, with the protein MSEAIISYAALILADAGKEISADNLSAIAKAAGASVDQVWADVFAKGLEGKDLKELLFSFAASGPATGGAAAGGAAAAAGESEAAAAEEAEEENEESDDDMGFGLFD; encoded by the coding sequence ATGTCTGAAGCTATCATTTCATACGCTGCTTTGATCCTGGCTGATGCCGGAAAGGAAATTAGCGCTGACAACTTGTCCGCTATCGCTAAGGCTGCCGGTGCCTCCGTTGACCAAGTTTGGGCCGATGTTTTCGCCAAAGGTTTGGAAGGCAAGGATTTGAAGGAAttattgttttcttttgccGCCTCTGGTCCAGCCACTGGTGGTGCTGCTGCCGGTGgtgctgctgctgctgctggtGAATCCGaggctgctgctgctgAGGAGGCCGAAGAGGAGAACGAGGAGTCCGACGACGACATGGGATTCGGTCTATTTGACTAA
- a CDS encoding SET-domain lysine-N-methyltransferase, which produces MDQRIEDLIEWTKAGGAHFPDCLEFRYTDTDGFAAYKIKQADASESTITLPLSLAILPETSLSEFQLTYEDLQSKNIHPNSLTKLFLCKQRTLKDDSPLKVYIKSLPSGEEVGVPYYWTLEEQDLLKGTNLHAAMKLKLASVIDEWFAVVSELPQSHRPSSYFQDVNLYHAFKSGAVSDSVLHKTTVTTQLDKSFTSFTNYLWAHVILTSRSFPYDLVNKNNPVDGLVMVLPLLDLFNHEPARKVSWDVDREHKKFSFTNDDFSDLPIGAQINNNYGPKGNEELLLNYGFCIEDSKTDVVALRIKLPLDNLGRVEQFGVKLHTKDEFTTFAFDTKYKFKEGDHRYEEFREGVTFLCNWSNLIPKDLFNLFCYLVKNDSELGVTNVDQISLRMKLEGLTQLRNALEAKRQVLQKTSLPQSAPLPDSTDQKVIARSIRNFNNARIYRHTQEKLYVAMIAELKHIEKGLLKEYRSKVVSLKSIWKKDATFTNSLLLSLGFDSLEKVEDSNFQDTVILLWIMRTLNREYYDKEDQAVLPEWLHNLKTKFPLSTINVETEPYKPLYEQLFPPLAERIPEVYAKGDWSLEFMAYAGVILSYISYTRGAKQECILVEPIQGAT; this is translated from the coding sequence ATGGATCAAAGGATAGAGGATCTGATTGAGTGGACTAAAGCCGGAGGGGCTCATTTCCCAGATTGCTTGGAGTTCAGATACACTGATACCGATGGTTTTGCCGCTTATAAAATAAAACAAGCTGACGCCAGCGAGAGTACCATCACATTACCCTTATCTCTCGCCATCTTACCTGAAACTTCACTCTCTGAATTTCAGCTCACATACGAAGATCTCCAGTCAAAGAATATACATCCTAATTCTCTGACGAAATTGTTCCTTTGCAAGCAACGCACTTTAAAAGATGACAGTCCTTTGAAGGTTTACATAAAATCTCTCCCATCAGGTGAGGAGGTTGGAGTTCCATATTATTGGACACTGGAAGAACAGGATCTGTTGAAAGGAACCAACCTACATGCGGCTatgaaattgaaactaGCTAGTGTGATTGATGAATGGTTTGCTGTGGTGTCGGAGCTACCTCAATCTCATCGTCCCTCTTCGTACTTTCAAGATGTCAATCTATATCATGCCTTTAAGAGTGGAGCAGTCAGTGACTCTGTTCTTCACAAGACTACAGTGACTACTCAATTGGACAAGAGCTTTACTAGTTTCACGAATTATCTTTGGGCTCATGTGATACTGACTTCCAGAAGTTTCCCTTATGACCTTGTAAATAAAAACAACCCTGTCGACGGTTTGGTGATGGTTTTGCCGCTCCTGGATTTATTCAATCATGAACCAGCACGTAAAGTGTCTTGGGACGTAGATCGTGAACATAAAAAGTTCTCGTTCACAAACGACGACTTCTCTGACTTGCCAATCGGCGCCCAGATTAACAACAACTATGGGCCCAAGGGTAACGAAGAACTACTTCTCAATTACGGTTTCTGTAttgaagattccaaaactgACGTTGTGGCTTTACGAATCAAGCTACCATTGGACAATCTAGGAAGAGTGGAACAATTTGGTGTCAAATTGCACACTAAAGACGAGTTTACCACTTTTGCATTTGACACAAAATACAAATTTAAGGAGGGAGATCATCGTTACGAAGAATTTAGGGAGGGCGTGACGTTCCTATGCAACTGGTCTAACCTTATTCCGAAAGATCTATTCAATTTATTTTGTTATCTGGTTAAGAATGACTCTGAGTTGGGTGTTACGAATGTTGACCAAATTTCATTGCGAATGAAATTAGAGGGATTGACACAGCTACGCAATGCTTTGGAGGCTAAGAGACAAGTGTTACAGAAAACATCTTTACCTCAATCAGCTCCCCTTCCTGACTCTACGGACCAGAAGGTGATTGCAAGATCAATCAGGAACTTCAACAATGCTCGTATCTACAGACATACTCAAGAAAAACTCTATGTTGCTATGATTGCTGAACTCAAACACATAGAGAAGGGCTTACTGAAAGAGTATCGCTCTAAAGTTGTTTCACTAAAGAGTATTTGGAAAAAAGATGCTACATTTACTAATTCCTTACTACTATCACTAGGATTTGATTCACTGGAAAAAGTAGAGGATTCTAATTTTCAAGACACTGTCATCCTGTTGTGGATCATGCGAACACTGAATAGAGAGTATTATGATAAAGAAGATCAGGCAGTTTTACCCGAATGGTTACATAACCTCAAGACCAAGTTTCCGTTGTCTACTATCAACGTGGAGACAGAGCCTTACAAACCTTTATACGAACAGTTATTTCCTCCACTAGCAGAAAGAATTCCAGAGGTCTATGCCAAAGGAGACTGGAGCCTAGAGTTCATGGCATATGCTGGTGTTATTCTGAGTTACATCAGCTACACAAGAGGTGCCAAACAGGAGTGCATACTGGTAGAACCAATCCAGGGTGCAACATAG